In Acropora palmata chromosome 7, jaAcrPala1.3, whole genome shotgun sequence, one genomic interval encodes:
- the LOC141886746 gene encoding uncharacterized protein LOC141886746, producing MRGEQITLLLLLAVAVKNIECSRHHDLHAKGVKHHHNFKYQSCEQPDCEKCLSVRSQCQWCSGGSEKSKCVEIRGSDITDCPQGLKPTTCEPKLPADEKRAKIVHNSYYDKSLDELEAMVTPRMISSEQNSDFNASAFCGRQSECNNCTENDYCLWCASKQECQVFSNSSTEANSCPEENKAYHRQCIYPMGVIPCPERHNCSDCLQGDDFCYYCSSNDSCDYYRESHHGNKCPRNNLFYDECPTGGSLFWVLFPILAIILIPVIVYAVIWLICWCMKSVGYDPLDPTEAPPKKHPKGIRLKPGSPSNRTDELRRKYDLDNS from the exons ATGAGAGGAGAACAGATAACTTTATTGTTACTTTTAGCGGTGGCAGTCAAGAACATAGAGTGTTCTAGACATCATGATTTGCACGCGAAGGGGGTAAAACACCATCACAACTTCAAATATCAGAGCTGTGAGCAACCCGACTGCGAGAAGTGTTTATCTGTTCGAAGTCAATGCCAGTGGTGTAGCGGTGGCTCAGAGAAGAGCAAATGTGTTGAGATCCGCGGAAGCGATATCACTGACTGTCCGCAAGGACTCAAACCAACAACTTGCGAACCGAAATTACCAGCCGATGAAAAGAGAGCAAAAATTGTGCATAATTCATATTACGATAAGTCCTTGGACGAATTAGAAGCTATGGTCACACCGAGAATGATTAGCTCAGAGCAAAACAGCGACTTTAACGCAAGTGCTTTCTGTGGGCGCCAGAGCGAATGTAACAACTGCACGGAGAACGACTATTGTCTATGGTGCGCTAGCAAACAAGAATGTCAGGTGTTTTCCAACTCGTCTACAGAAGCAAATTCCTGTCCTGAAGAGAATAAGGCCTACCATAGGCAATGCATATACCCAA TGGGAGTTATTCCTTGCCCTGAGCGCCACAACTGTAGCGACTGTCTTCAAGGAGATGACTTCTGTTACTATTGTTCGTCAAATGATTCCTGTGACTATTACCGAGAAAGTCACCATGGCAACAAGTGCCCCAGGAATAATCTGTTCTATGATGAGTGCCCCACAGGGGGGAGTCTCTTCTGGGTGCTGTTCCCGATACTGGCCATTATTCTGATACCGGTTATCGTCTACGCGGTAATATGGCTGATTTGCTGGTGTATGAAATCCGTGGGATACGACCCCCTGGATCCAACCGAAGCTCCTCCAAAGAAACATCCCAAGGGTATCCGATTGAAACCCGGATCCCCATCGAACAGGACCGATGAACTGAGAAGAAAATATGACCTCGATAACTCATAA